Proteins encoded by one window of Thunnus thynnus chromosome 3, fThuThy2.1, whole genome shotgun sequence:
- the LOC137180416 gene encoding NLR family CARD domain-containing protein 3-like — protein MKTKEDLLNTLEDLIEKDFEHFKWFLKDESLEGHQAIKASQLEKAERRDTVDLMVQTYQLPGAVEVTKKLLKKINRNDLLQSLSDSSSGPEDVMVPVPERKPITYYQHMLQSNLQDRFMCAQEGLTADKHPLVDIYTELYITAGGDVHINTQHEVRQIETAGKPAETDTVKPSDLFKHPSGECRPIRTVLTNGIAGIGKTFLVHKFVLDWAEGRANRDVHLIFPFTFRELNPLKGEKFRLAELIHECIPETKDIKEEALNHIFTALQSSGNTNYDKSKFKLLFVFDGLDESRLQLDLKGNDIRSIDVAKSTRVEVLLRQLINGKLLRSTRIWITTRPAAANQIPQDFVDSRTEVRGFTDPQKEEYFKKRFRHEEQASTIISHIETSRSLHIMCHIPVFCWIIATVLEEVLKSREGEELPKTLTEMYTEFLVFQIDQTKEKYGPEKCVQYIKSLAKLAFHQLEKGNLIFCEKDLRESGIDVSGAAVCSGVFTQIFKKERGKKKMFSFVHLSVQEFLAALHVKMSLINSNKNVMPFPRLTIQNLQLLFRKISTRKIHRIAVINALQSPDGHLDLFLRFLLGLSLQTNQDKLDDLLMKREGSSETNQKTVKYIKKKISEDLSAERSINLFHCLNELNDRSLVEEIQQYLRSGSLSTDKLSPAQWSALVFILLSSGKDLDVFDLKKYSASEQALLRLLPVVKASNKALLSGCNLSERSCAALSSVLSFKSSSLRELDVSNNDLQDSGVKLLSVGLESPHCTLETLRLSGCQVTEEGCASLASALRSNPYHLRELDLSYNHPGNSGVKLLRDPHCRLDTLRVEHCGEQRLKPGVRKYACELTLDTNTVNRKLKLSDNNRKVTHVEEDLLYPDHPERFHYWPQLLCRNGLTGRCYWEVEWRGEVYISVTYKGISRRGCSYDFLFGRNDLSWSLMCCGGGYFYCHNNQEIFIISSSSSSSSSSSSSVSNRVAVYVDCPAGTLSFYRVSSDTLIHLHTFNTTFTEPLYPGFRLLSGSSVSLCSL, from the exons ATGAAGACGAAGGAGGACCTACTGAACACTCTGGAGGATTTGATAGAGAAGGACTTTGAGCACTTTAAGTGGTTCCTCAAGGATGAAAGTCTGGAGGGCCACCAAGCCATCAAAGCATCCCAGCTGGAGAAGGCAGAGAGACGGGACACTGTGGATCTGATGGTGCAGACCTACCAACTTCCTGGAGCTGTGGAGGTGACCAAGAAGCTTTTAAAGAAGATCAACAGGAATGATCTGCTGCAGAGTTTATCAGACAGCAGCTCAGGACCAGAAG ATGTGATGGTTCCAGTACCAGAGCGAAAACCAATCACATATTACCAACACATGCTTCAATCAAACCTCCAAGACAGATTTATGTGTGCACAAGAGGGATTGACGGCAGATAAGCATCCTCTGGTTGACATCTACACAGAGCTGTACATCACAGCTGGTGGTGATgtacacatcaacacacagcatgaggtcagacagattgaaacagcagGAAAACCAGCAGAAACAGATACTGTTAAACCCAGTGACTTGTTCAAACACCCTTCTGGAGAATGCAGACCCATAAGAACAGTTCTGACCAATGGAATTGCAGGAATTGGAAAAACATTCCTTGTACATAAGTTTGTGTTGGACTGGGCTGAAGGAAGAGCCAATCGAGATGTGCATCTCATTTTCCCCTTCACCTTCCGTGAGCTGAATCCACTGAAGGGAGAAAAGTTTCGTTTGGCTGAGCTTATTCATGAATGCATCCCAGAAACTAAAGACATCAAAGAGGAAGCTCTGAATCACATCTTTACAGCTCTGCAGTCATCAGGAAACACCAACTATGACAAGAGTAAATTCAaacttctgtttgtgtttgatggaCTGGATGAGAGCCGCCTTCAACTGGACCTTAAGGGCAATGACATTCGCTCCATTGATGTAGCAAAGTCAACTAGAGTAGAAGTACTGCTGAGGCAACTCATCAATGGGAAACTGCTACGCTCAACTCGCatctggataaccacacgacctgcagcagccaatcagatccctcaaGACTTTGTTGACAGCAGGACAGAGGTCCGAGGcttcactgacccacagaaggaggagtacttcaagAAGAGATTCAGACATGAGGAGCAGGCCAGCACAATCATCTCCCACATTGAGACATcacgaagcctccacatcatgtgccacatcccagtcttctgctggattattgctacagttctggaggaggtgttgaaaagcagagagggagaagagctgcccaagaccttGACTGAGATGTACACAGAATTCCTGGTATTTCAGATTgatcagacaaaagaaaaatatggcCCAGAAAAGTGTGTTCAGTACATTAAATCATTAGCAAAACTGGCTTTCCACCAGCTGGAAAAGGGCAACCTGATCTTCTGTGAGAAGGACCTGAGAGAGAGTGGCATTGATGTCAGTGGAGCCGCAGTGtgctcaggagtgttcacacagatctttaaaaaGGAGCGTGGAAAGAAgaagatgttcagttttgtccatctgagtgttcaggagtttcttGCTGCTCTCCATGTGAAAATGTCACtcatcaacagcaacaaaaatgtgATGCCTTTTCCTCGACTGACAATCCAAAACCTGCAACTGCTTTTTAGGAAAATCTCTACAAGGAAGATCCACAGGATTGCTGTCATAAATGCCTTACAGAGTCCAGatggacacctggacttgttccttCGCTTCCTCCTGGGCCTgtcactgcagaccaatcaggaCAAACTAGATGACCTGCTGATGAAGAGAGAAGGTAGCTCAGAGAccaatcagaaaacagtcaagtacatcaagaagaagataaGTGAggatctgtctgcagagagaagcatcaatctgttccactgtctgaatgaactgaatgatcgttctctagtggaggagatccaacagtacctgagatcaggaagtctctccacagataaactgtctcctgctcagtggtcagctcttgtcttcatcttactgtcatcgGGAAAAgatctggatgtgtttgacctgaagaaatactctgcttcagagcaggctcttctgaggctgctgccagtggtcaaagcctccaacaaagctct GTTGAGTGGCTGCAATCtgtcagagagaagctgtgcagctttGTCTTCAGTTCTCAGCTTTAAGTCTTCTAGTCTGAGAGAGTTGGATGTGAGTAACAATgacctgcaggattcaggagtgaagctgctctctgttggactggagagtccacactgtacatTGGAGACTCTCAG actGTCAGGCTGTCAAGTCACAGaagaaggctgtgcttctctggcctcagctctgagatCCAACCCCtaccatctgagagagctggatctgagctacaatcatccaggaaactcaggagtgaagctgctgagGGATCCACACTGCAGACTGGACACTCTAAG GGTGGAACATTGTGGAGAGCAGAGACTGAAACCTGGTGtgaggaagt atgcctgtgaactcacactggacacaaacacagtaaacagaaaactcaaactgtctgacaacaacaggaaggtgacgCATGTGGAGGAGGATCTGTtatatcctgatcatccagaaAGATTTCATTActggcctcagctgctgtgtagaaatggtctgactggtcgctgttactgggaggttgagtggagaggagaggttTATATATCAGTGACTTACAAAGGAATCAGCAGGAGAGGATGCAGTTATGACTTTTTGTTTGGAAGGAATGATCTGTCCTGGAGTCTGATGTGCTGTGGTGGTGGTTATTTTTACTGTCACAATAACCAAGAGATATTtatcatctcctcctcctcctcctcctcctcctcctcctcctcctctgtctctaacagagtagcagtgtatgtggactgtcctgctggcactctgtccttctacagagtctcctctgacacactgatccacctccacaccttcaacaccacattcactgaACCTCTGTATCCTGGGTTTAGGTTATTGTCTGGTtcttcagtgtctctgtgttcactgtag